The Dioscorea cayenensis subsp. rotundata cultivar TDr96_F1 chromosome 8, TDr96_F1_v2_PseudoChromosome.rev07_lg8_w22 25.fasta, whole genome shotgun sequence genome segment AATAGCAATCTCAGCAAAAGCCTTTTGAAGTGCATCCTTTGCGGCCTTATATATCTCCACAGAAGATGTTCCCTTTTCTGCACATTTAATGGCATCATGACAGAGGTCATTGTATCTTGATATAATGGACTCATGACAATTACTCTGAAGTTCATCACTGCAGTCATCCAGCAACACATCGCTCTTGGCATTCCTTGTCCAACGCTTCAAGAAGTATTCTTCTGGAAGCATGTGAAGATCAACCATCAAGAAGACTCCTAAAACATGCCTGCACAAGATACCTGAAAATTCGAAGTGTTTACAGCTACAGCTGGCTGTCCCTTTAGCAGTATCGTAAGTGACAATGAATGATTCAAGAGCATCTTCATCTCTAGCGACAGTAAACTTGCTGATTGTCCCATCCTTGATTTTGTAAACACTATATCCTAAAGATTCGACGAATTCCTCCTGAAATTTCTCAAAGACCATTCTTGTGTAAGTTTCTGCTGCTTGTTTTTCTATGGGTGATGCGGTCTTCAGAAGTGGTTTGGTACATAATGTGAAAGAGTCAGCTTGGAGTTCTTCATCATATCGATTCTCCATGGACAAGTCAAACTGCGTTAGAAACACTTTCAACGAGGTTTTGGTATTGAAATACTTCTTGTAAAACTCATTCATGGTTTCTAACTTTTGTGTCGGAGACATCTCTGCGAAGAATGTATCTTTCATGTAAAGTGGAATCCATCTTTGACGGATATTGAACAGTGCTTGCAACCATGTGTTTTTCCGCAAGTCATACTTATCAAGGATTGATACCCAACTAGTCTCAAAACACCTTACAGTTTCAGACTCAATGACACATTTCTCCAGCTCTGCTCTCAAAGTAGGGTGTGCTGAATATACATGTGCTAACTTCTGTTTACTTCTACTTAAAATGAGCCACTTGCAAAATCTATGACAAGTGTTTGGGAAAACTTTTGCAATTGCTGCCGCCATTGCTCTATTTTGGTCTGTAACCAAGGAAACCGGAGGAGGACGCCCACCCATTGCAGCAAGCCACGTTTCAAATAACCAGATAAATGAGAATTCCGTCTCATCTATGAGTAAAGCACATCCAAAGATAACAGGCTGCAGATGATGGTTCACTCCTGAGAATGTAACAAAGGGCATCATgtacttattctttttatatgttgTATCAAACGTGACGGTGTCACCAAAGTAGCTGTATGCACTTCTTGCCCTGGAGTCAGCCCAAAAAGCATTGGTTAGACAGCTATTATTGTCAACTTGTATAGCATAAAAGAATGCCGAACTCTGTGCTTgcattttcttaaaataatccAGAAGGCCCTGAGCATCTCCTCCTTCCCCGAAGGCATTCTGCCGGAGTAGTGACATTGCATCAGATGCCACTATGCTAATCTTCTCAGCAGTGTCGATGAAACCCCTTGCACGAAGGTAACCTACTCTACTACAAGTCCCAAGGTGATGGTTATGCGCCTTCTCAAGCTTTGTAACAACCCATCGGTTAGAATCTCGAATGACCTCCATCATTGCCTTGCAACCTTCCCTCATCGATATCCGCTCACGCTTCCTTGTGCCTTCATTGGTTGGCTTCTTTCGATACACACCTTCTTTTGAGCACACGAATCTTTTCATAATCAGAACCTCTTGGACACCTTTTGATCGCCGTGACCTTCCAACACGGAATGGAAACCCCAAACGTCTTGCATAGTCATTGTAAAATGTCTTCGCAGCCTCATCAGAGTCAAACTCCATGCCCAAGTATGGTTCTTGCTTAACATCTCCTACAATGGCAGTGACAAGATCTTTTGCTTCGGTATGTTCAATTGTTTGAGCAGAAATACTAGTTGATTCTTGGCCTGAGTTTCCGATAACTTGTTGATCAGTCTCTCCCGGGCGAGTATTGGTATCTAATGACATGAGACACTCAACATAATCTGCTATAAGCTCATCGCCTTCCGCTCTCGCACCCTCCATGAACATCGAATTCAGAGCCTATAAAACAACCATCAATCATATCTCCACAAAACACACTTCAAACTGATAAAATTTATTAAgccaaaagcaaaaaaaaaaaaaattctgatgaCCAAGAAAAGGTATATACACATGCATCACACAAGCAAGcacaaaataagaacaaaaagagTCATGCACCCTTAACTATTTCGAGCTAAATTTACAACtcaaaatgaattgaatttgaataTCAATACACTAATTGATGAATTTGGAAGTCAAAGCAAAACAAGCACCAcaaattatcaattaaaaaaaaaagatattcaCAAAGTACAAACCTCAACAGGTGGAATGAAGGTGAGGCAAAAAGCTAAATTTCAAGAAATAGTACTGTCATTATAAGTGGTGTCCTGTGACCTAAACTAACAGCTAAATTTCAAATGCAACCATAGTTCATTGTTTTTCAAAGAACCAACTTTGTATTCAAATCAACTACTAGAGAACACTAAAACCACATTCTTCTGATATTAACttccattcatatatatatatacacattctTCTGATATTAActtccatttatatatatatatatatatatatatctgaagcCAAATTTAGTGCATGAGCAAACAATTTGGCAACCAAAAAGCATCACAACAACATAATAAACCCTAATTCCAACTAAATGAAAAAGGCCGTCCAAGAAActccaattgaagaaaaagtAACATCCTGTGTCATTTCTCAAGTAAACAGACTAATTCAACAGCATCAACACCAAATGCTtcaaaagatttgattttttttccccataTTCTAACAAGAAATCGAAACCTCAAAATcgatttttttatagaataatAAGGCTCCAGAATcgaataaaaatagaataaaaaaataatttgaaaaagaaatcaaaagggTGAGAATGAAGAGAATTTGCTCACCACCCTGTGAATCGGTGAAGGATCGAAAAGCAAAGTTGGAGGAATCGAAGAATAGTGAAGgggaatcgaaaccctaattttgcgGGAGAGAGGGAAGAGGAGGCGGAGATCCGGTAGGCCTAAGCTCACCGGCGGTGACCGGACCAGGGAGGTAGGAAAAGGAAAGGGGAATAAGATCACCGGGAGGTGATCAGAAAGGTACGAGGCATCGGCGGCTCCCTGAAACCTTATTCACACCGCGAATAtccttaataaaaaattataaaaattaaattaaataaaacacgGAAAAGAAGAGGGAGAGAGGCTTGGCCCATGTgggaaatattattttattttattttattttttattttaaaattttgaaaatgaatgtataattattataattgacgagcaaaatatatatttttttttataatactagTATAAAGGATTCATTTTATAATGActaattttcttaaatatatttcagttttaggaaaaaatagttttgataattaattaaattagtatctttattttttaaattatatcttagttcattaaaaatattagctCCAGCTTTCTAAGTTTTTTATGCATGTACTCATGGTTCTAGTATCTTATCATGATCAACGAACACTAGAAATCCTCCCTAATGTAGCAATAGTGGAAAGATATGTGGAGATGAGTGAGAAGGTGGAGAGTCGAATCTCTCGACCATGCATTATTGTAGCAAAAAAAAAACGCAATAAAGTAGAAATATAGTACATTattaaagatttattattaaaattttattattggtGCACAATTGAATTTGTTGTCATGTTACTTGTAACAtttgtgtaaaaaaataaaataaattaaatgttgtCAAAAATATGACTGTACAATAGAGTAATAATAACCTAATATTAAAACTTAGAGtcgaataattaaaatataaaagataatatCCTAATATATCTTCAATTGGttcttcttcttaattgttTTATATAGAAATTCCTAGTGCTTATTCTAAACTAACGCTTTACAttgtttggatttgtttaggGGAAAAACCAACTAAATAAcgttttttgaaataattaagcattaaaaattttctttccatgaatttaaaagatattttgatgataaagcttcataagtttttttttttcagactATAAGTATTGAAAAAGTAGTATATTTCATTTTACTTCagctactattttttttttctttttcataaacTTGATTCAAACACTCTTGAATATTAACGATggtgtaatttttaaaatatttattgtaaaCGATATTTTTTTGGGGTAAATTTAGGCTTATTGTTAATTTGGTTTGGTTTACTTTAACaacttaattataaaatttctttgatttaattattttatccaATACCGGTTCATACAAATATGCTATATATCTAGTCATATTAATTATTCCATCCTAAAACACTTTTGCTTACAAAAACCACAACTTGAGTTGCTGATGATGATGTATTCCaatgatttttttgaaaatgaaaaagttcTTTGGTTAATACATTCATGGTgttagtctatatatatatatatataaaaataataaaattttgccATCTAATGAATTCCAATCAAGAGGGTAGCCATCTGTTTCCGTCTCCATCCGATAAAATCTTTCGCATGTAATATATTCAAATGTTTTGTTACTTGTTAACCTAATATCCTTTCCCATCCAACAAGTGATTCCTATTTCCTCATATCCTACCAAATATATCCTTTTTATATTTCTGTTTCAAGGCAATGCACTATATCAACAATATTATCACagcttttcaaataaaataaaataaaataaaataaaataaaataaaataaaatatatcagcTTTTAATACCTCATCAAAATTAGTTTAGAATCCGTGCTCTTCCatcaaaaaacctaaaaaaataataaaataaaatatgaaggaagaataaatataattttttttttataacttcacaacaaatacttttttatttttttacattgtgCTCAAAAAATTTCGAAT includes the following:
- the LOC120267776 gene encoding protein FAR1-RELATED SEQUENCE 5-like, which produces MFMEGARAEGDELIADYVECLMSLDTNTRPGETDQQVIGNSGQESTSISAQTIEHTEAKDLVTAIVGDVKQEPYLGMEFDSDEAAKTFYNDYARRLGFPFRVGRSRRSKGVQEVLIMKRFVCSKEGVYRKKPTNEGTRKRERISMREGCKAMMEVIRDSNRWVVTKLEKAHNHHLGTCSRVGYLRARGFIDTAEKISIVASDAMSLLRQNAFGEGGDAQGLLDYFKKMQAQSSAFFYAIQVDNNSCLTNAFWADSRARSAYSYFGDTVTFDTTYKKNKYMMPFVTFSGVNHHLQPVIFGCALLIDETEFSFIWLFETWLAAMGGRPPPVSLVTDQNRAMAAAIAKVFPNTCHRFCKWLILSRSKQKLAHVYSAHPTLRAELEKCVIESETVRCFETSWVSILDKYDLRKNTWLQALFNIRQRWIPLYMKDTFFAEMSPTQKLETMNEFYKKYFNTKTSLKVFLTQFDLSMENRYDEELQADSFTLCTKPLLKTASPIEKQAAETYTRMVFEKFQEEFVESLGYSVYKIKDGTISKFTVARDEDALESFIVTYDTAKGTASCSCKHFEFSGILCRHVLGVFLMVDLHMLPEEYFLKRWTRNAKSDVLLDDCSDELQKKGTSSVEIYKAAKDALQKAFAEIAIVEKSAGKGEQRDAININEDITVDEAMTNQSLQDPERKVTNLLGHLLGSTWSPM